In the bacterium genome, one interval contains:
- a CDS encoding methyltransferase, translating into MTFILRNILGIPVWTIGLVLAGHERSPLIFSPSLVAETIGWCLNLLGGLIVLLALNALQHRAAMPSMQDQLIQHGLYARLRHPIHGGLLLMLAAFILLRPTRTLALAVALAVVWIAMQSWLEERDLIQRMPAYRDYMKRVPRFLPRWYRPLE; encoded by the coding sequence ATGACTTTTATCCTCCGTAACATCCTGGGCATTCCGGTCTGGACCATCGGATTGGTTTTGGCTGGACACGAGCGTTCACCGCTGATTTTTTCACCCTCGCTTGTGGCAGAAACGATCGGGTGGTGCCTGAACCTCCTCGGCGGTCTGATTGTCCTCCTCGCTCTGAACGCACTGCAGCACCGTGCCGCCATGCCCTCCATGCAAGATCAGCTTATCCAGCATGGTCTCTATGCCAGACTGCGTCATCCCATTCATGGCGGCCTCCTGCTGATGCTCGCGGCCTTTATTCTCCTCAGGCCCACCCGGACGCTTGCGCTGGCTGTGGCTCTCGCAGTGGTCTGGATCGCGATGCAGTCCTGGCTGGAAGAGCGCGATCTGATCCAAAGAATGCCGGCCTACCGGGACTATATGAAACGGGTCCCCCGTTTCCTGCCGCGATGGTACCGGCCGCTGGAGTGA
- a CDS encoding SRPBCC family protein gives MVHHLHREQTVRATLEEVWAFFSDPRNLDALTPPDLAFRIIGQPAAHMYPGQMIEYRISFIKGIWSKWLTEIAHVEEPHYFVDEQRTGPYKLWHHEHRFIPKGEEILLVDHVTYVVGFGLIGDLLARLWINRKLAWIFDFRQRKTAELFGPGSAA, from the coding sequence ATGGTTCATCATCTTCACCGCGAACAGACAGTCCGCGCCACTCTGGAGGAGGTTTGGGCTTTCTTCTCCGATCCCCGTAACCTGGATGCCCTCACGCCGCCCGATCTGGCCTTCCGCATCATCGGCCAACCGGCCGCCCACATGTACCCCGGACAAATGATCGAATACCGCATCAGCTTTATCAAGGGGATATGGTCGAAGTGGCTGACCGAGATCGCGCATGTGGAGGAACCGCACTACTTTGTCGACGAACAGCGCACCGGCCCCTACAAGCTTTGGCATCATGAGCACCGCTTCATCCCGAAGGGGGAGGAGATCCTACTGGTCGATCATGTCACCTATGTGGTGGGGTTTGGCCTCATCGGCGATCTGCTGGCGCGGCTCTGGATCAACCGCAAGCTGGCCTGGATCTTTGATTTCCGCCAGCGCAAAACAGCCGAGCTGTTCGGTCCCGGGTCAGCAGCGTAG